The Litchfieldia alkalitelluris genome has a window encoding:
- a CDS encoding acyltransferase family protein, producing MVERQYGMDRLRVIAMMGVLLFHCAMFFNTWGWHVKNPEVTIFFDLYSYLFGLWIMPLFFLISGFAVYYSFGKRSIGKYVQERFARLFIPLAFGALILSPHQVYIERFTHGEFEGTFIDFLPSYFSGFYGINGNFAWMGLHLWYVLILFIFSLITIPLFKRLKVLNLSSKKVSLLKLHLYAIPILLLQYC from the coding sequence TTGGTAGAACGACAATATGGGATGGATAGGTTACGCGTAATAGCAATGATGGGTGTTTTATTATTTCATTGTGCAATGTTTTTTAATACATGGGGATGGCATGTGAAAAATCCAGAAGTCACAATTTTTTTTGATCTTTATAGTTACTTATTTGGGTTATGGATCATGCCTTTATTTTTCTTAATCTCTGGATTTGCGGTTTACTATTCTTTTGGAAAAAGATCAATAGGTAAATATGTACAAGAAAGATTTGCTAGGTTGTTTATTCCATTAGCTTTTGGCGCTTTGATTTTATCACCTCATCAAGTTTACATTGAACGTTTCACGCATGGTGAATTTGAGGGAACATTTATTGATTTTCTTCCAAGTTATTTTAGTGGGTTTTATGGGATTAACGGTAACTTTGCTTGGATGGGACTACACTTGTGGTACGTATTAATCTTATTCATTTTTTCATTAATAACCATACCGTTATTTAAAAGGTTAAAAGTACTTAACCTATCATCAAAAAAAGTTAGTTTGCTAAAGCTTCATCTTTATGCAATTCCAATCCTACTTTTACAATATTGCTAG
- a CDS encoding MFS transporter: MTFRRFMLSQGLIMMASSMIFPFYVLLLRNVGDSYSQFGWAYGLFALTAALSYPLIGRFSDKLGDQTLLQIYCWSMACLLLFFPIVTEVWQIYMLQVLMGFLGAVQKNTEKTSLARSVEKKSAGQEIGTYHLWTSVGAAIAIILTGYLVDFITIGSIFYLASFIYVISALVLFRRKKINLKNSQSFSSDL, translated from the coding sequence ATGACATTTAGACGTTTTATGCTTTCACAAGGATTAATCATGATGGCGAGTTCTATGATTTTTCCATTCTATGTGCTGTTACTAAGAAATGTAGGAGATAGTTACTCACAGTTTGGGTGGGCGTATGGGCTTTTTGCATTAACTGCTGCACTATCTTATCCATTGATTGGTCGATTTTCTGATAAACTGGGAGATCAAACCTTACTTCAAATCTATTGCTGGTCCATGGCATGTTTATTATTGTTTTTCCCAATTGTTACGGAAGTTTGGCAGATTTATATGTTACAAGTGCTCATGGGATTTTTGGGTGCTGTCCAGAAGAATACGGAGAAAACTTCTTTGGCGCGATCAGTTGAAAAAAAGAGTGCAGGGCAGGAAATTGGAACCTATCATTTATGGACTTCTGTCGGAGCTGCCATCGCCATCATTTTAACTGGATATCTAGTGGATTTTATAACCATTGGTAGTATCTTTTATTTGGCATCATTCATTTATGTGATTAGTGCCTTAGTGTTGTTCCGGAGGAAAAAGATTAATCTGAAAAACTCCCAATCTTTTAGTAGTGATCTTTAA